Part of the Planococcus plakortidis genome is shown below.
GTCATGATGCAAACGGTCGATATTGCGTTTCACGGCCGGATGGTCGTACATATGGACATTCATCGCCGGCGCCACCCAAATCGGCGCAGTCGTCGCAAGAAGCACCGTCGACACCATATCATCGCCTAAGCCATTCGCCATTTTCGCGATCATATTGGCAGTAGCGGGTGCAACAATGACCAGGTCCGCCCAGTCCGCCAAATCGATATGGGCGATGACCGAAGAATCCTTTTCATCGAAGGTATCAAAATAGACATCGTTTCTGGACATCACCTGGAAGGATAGGGGCTGGACGAATTGCTTCGCCGATTCGGTCATGATCACTTTTACGTCCGCTCCCGCCTGGGACAGTTTGCTGACGAGAGCGACCGCTTTATAGACGGCGATGCCGCCGCTCACACACAATAGGATTTTTCGATTTGCCAACACCGCTAAACACCCTTTCTAAACAACAAACTCCCAAAGAACAGGTTCGCTCTGGGAGTCGTCAATTGAGATCATAAGTTAAATTTCGTCTTCGTAAATCGCGGATGCATCTTGCTGTACCGGCGTCAATGCGCCTTCCGCAATTTCTTCAAGCGCTTTTCCAACCGCTTTATGGGATGTGTAGGCATCCAGTTTTTCATCTCCATGTTCGTGCAATTGGCGGGCTCTCTTGGAAGCCAAAGCGACCAAAGAGTATTTCGAATCGATGCGGCTTTTCAGTTTATCAACGGATGGGTATAACATCAGGCATTCTCCTTTAGCATATCTAAGTATCTTTTCTCGACGCGTTCCCGCTTGCAATGCTCCGCGATGATGATGGCATTGATACGGTCGCATGCATTTTCGACTTCATCGTTCTCGACGACGTAATCGTACAAGTTCATCATCTCAAGTTCTTTCCTGGCGGCGTGGATGCGGGAAGCGATCACTTCGTCCGATTCCGTGCCGCGGCCGACCAAGCGCTCTTCGAGTTCCGAGAGGCTGGGGGGCGCAAGGAAGATGAACAAGCCATCCGGCACCTTATCGCGCACTTGCGCTGCCCCTTGCACTTCAATCTCCAGGAACACATCACGCCCGGCATCACGCATTTTATTGACGTATTCGAGCGGCGTGCCGTAATAATTGCCGACATACTCGGCATATTCGAGCAATTGCCCTTGGTCGATCAGTTCTTCAAATTCATGACGGGTCTTGAAGAAATAATCGACTTCGTCCACTTCCCCTTCGCGCGGTGCGCGCGTCGTCATGGAAATGGAATATTCATAATTCGTATCCGGCTGTTGGAACAGCTCTTTTCGCACCGTGCCTTTGCCGACCCCCGAAGGCCCGGACAGCACGATGAGCAGTCCGCGTTGTTTTCTCATTTTATCCCTCGCTTGCCTCATCATCATTTTCTTCAATCCGCGCTAGTGCCGTCTCGACCGACAAAGCGGAAATGACCACATGATCGCTATCCATGATAAAGATCGACTTGGTCTTCTTGCCGCCTGTCGCATCGACGAGCAAGCCTTTGCTGCGCGCTTCCTGTATTAGGCGTTTGGAAGGCGCCGAGTCCGGCTGGATCATCGAGACGATGCGGTCCACTGATACCGCATTGCCCGACCCGATGGATATGAACTTCGGCTTTCTCTTCATCTTCCCCACCGCCATCAATGCTCGAGTTATATGTTCGCGCTTAAAACTAACTGTCTTATTATATCATATTCTTCCGTGAAAATGATAAGATGGAACAAAACGATTTGAAAGAGGGATTTTTCATGGCATTTGATGGATTATTTACGAAAGCGATGACGAGCGAATTGCAACAGCTCATCACCGGAAGGATTTCAAAAGTTCATCAGCCTAATCAGCTCGAACTGCTCCTGCATATACGCGCACAAGGAAAAAACCATAAATTGCTCATCTCGATCCACCCGTCCTATTCGCGGATTCATTTGACCAACACGACAAACGTCAATCCATCGGAACCGCCGATGTTCTGCATGCTGCTCCGGAAGCATATTGAAGGCGGTGTCATCACAGGTCTCGAGCAACACGGTTCCGACCGGCTGATCATCTTGCGCATCCGCGCACGCAATGATATCGGCGACGAGATCGAACGCGAGCTCCATGTCGAAATGATGGGCCGGCATTCGAATATCATTTTAGTCGACGCCGAACGCGACATGATTCTCGACAGCCTCAAGCATTTGCCGCCGAGCGTCAACTCCTACCGGACGATTTTGCCGGGCCAGGATTATATGTTCCCGCCGTCCCAAGATAAACAGGATCCATTTGCGGCGGATGCAGACTTCAGCGGGCTCACCGACAAGGAAATCGTCTCCCGGTTTGCCGGCTTTTCCCCGTTGACGGCGAAAGAGCTGAACTACCGGCTCGAACAGGATCCAGAAAGCGCAGCTGCCTTTTTGCAGGATTTCAATGCTCCGGAACCGACCGGCTATTACGTCGAACAGCAAGGAAAAAGCTATTTTTCCGCGACTGAATTGACGCATCTCGGACAGGACAATATGCACTTTGACAACTTGTCAGAAATGCTCGACCGGATTTATTATGCGAAAGCCGAGCGCGACCGCGTCAAGCAACAGGCAGGCGATTTGGAGCGCTGGCTGCAGAACGAAATTTCCAAACTGAAACTGAAGCTGAAAAAACTCCAGAAAGAACAGGACCAAGCACAAAAACGCGATCAATTGCAATTGAACGGCGAATTGATCATGGCCAACCTGCACACCATCAAGAAGGGAATGAAACAGGCGGAAGTCGTCAATTATTATAATGAAGAAACTGTGACCATTCCGCTCGATCCGCGCAAGACGCCGATCGAGAATTCCCAGAAATATTACTCACGTTACCAAAAAGCCAAAACGGCGGTCGTCAAAACGCTCGAGCAAATCGAAAAGACGGAAGAAGACATCCGTTACTTCGAATTGCTCATGCAGCAAGTGCAACAGGCAGGGCTGTCTGACATCGAAGAGATCCGCGAAGAATTGTCGGAACAAGGTTATATGAAAGCCCAGAAATCGAAGAAAAAGAAAAAGCCGCAAAAACCGAATGTCGAGCATTATGTATCGAGTGCCGGCATCCCGATATCAGTTGGCAAGAACAATAAACAGAATGATTACGTGACATTCAAAGTCGCAGCGAAATCCGATACGTGGCTGCACACGAAAGACATTCCGGGCTCGCATGTCATCATCCACTCGCAAGACCCGGATGAAGAAACCATCCTGGAAGCTGCCAGCATCGCTGCTTATTTCAGCAAAGCACGTGAATCGGCCTCGGTCCCGGTCGACTACACGGAAGTCCGCCAAGTGAAAAAACCGAGCGGCGCCAAACCCGGTTTCGTAATTTATTTTGAGCAGAAAACCGTTTATGTCACTCCGGACGAAGATTTAGTATTGAAATTGAAAAAGTGATTCCCCCCTGCCCATGCCAGCTTAGCGTTGGCATGGGCCTTTTACCCATGTCTGTTTACATAATAATATTATATGAACACTTCATGCCGATAAAGCATTGCCTCGAGCCATGGTTAATGCTATCTTTTTATAGGACATAATATAAGGAGGCTTTACATTGATTACTTTCACGAAACGCACATACATAACTGCTGCTTTGGCCAGCACGGCAGCACTGGCACTTTCAGCATGCGGGGACGAAAATGCGGAGACCGAACAGCCATCGGAGTGGGACCGCATCCAGGAAGAAGGCGTCTTGACTGTCGGCACCTCGGGAACATTGCTCGCCACTTCGTTCCGAGATGAGGAAAGCGGCGAATTAACCGGATTTGAAGTGGAAGTCGTACGCGAACTCGGCGAACGGCTCGGCCTTGATATCGAATTCCGCGAACTCGGGTTCGATGAGATGTTGACGAGCGTCAGCACGGGACAACTCGACATGGCAGCGAACGATATCGAAGTGACCGATGAAATGACCGATCAATTCCTGTTCTCAACGCCGATCAAGTATTCGTACGGTACAGCCGTCGTCCGGAAAGATGACCTGTCCGGCATCGAATCACTGGAAGACTTGGAAGGCAAAAAAGCGGCCGGCGTCTCGACATCGGTCTATATGCAAATCGCCCGCGACTACGGGGCGGAAGAAGTGACGTATGACAACGCGACAAACGAAGTCTATTTGCGCGACGTCTCGATCGGCCGGACCGATGTCATCTTGAACGATTATTATTTATCGACTTTCGGGGTGGCGGCATTCCCGGAACTCAACATCACGATCCATCCGGACATTAAATATTTGCCGTCCGAAGTCGGCCTGGTCGTCAACAAGGACCATGAAGAATTGCTCGAACAAGTAAATGGCACACTTGAGGAAATGCTTTCGGATGGCACCATCAGTGATATTTCGGCTGAATTCTTCGGCGGTGCCGATGTCTCCATCGAACCGGACATCGAAGAGGAAAACTAAAGGAGGCCCATTTTTATGAGCGATATCGAATGGGGGTTGTTATTCGATCCTGAGCTTGCGATCAATTCCTTGCCATATGTGCTCGAAGGCATTTGGCTGACGCTATTGATTTCCATGGGCAGCATGCTCGGCGGCCTCGTCATCGGCTTTTTCCTCGCGCTCGCGAGGACTTCGAAACTGCCGTTGCTTCATTTGCCGGCACGGCTTTATATTTCCTTCATGCGCGGGGTGCCGATTCTTGTCATCTTGTTCTTGCTGTATTTTGCACTCCCTGTCATCGGCGTTGAGTTCACCGCCTTACAGGCTGCACTCATCGGCTTCACCATCAACAGCGCTGCCTATATCGCGGAAGTGTTCCGCTCGGCCCTGGCGTCCGTCGATAAAGGGCAATGGGAATCGTCCACCGCACTCGGCCTCACCTATTGGCAGACGATGCGCAGGATCATCCTGCCGCAATCGGTGCGCATTGCGGTGCCGCCTTTATCGAATGTCTACTTGGACCTGATCAAGGCCTCCTCGCTCGCTGCGATGATCACGGTGCCGGAAATTTTCCAGAAAGCGCGCATTGTCGGCGCGCGGGAATACGACCTGCTGACATTGCTCATCCTGGTCGCACTCATCTACTGGGCCATCTGCACAGTCATGACCGTGCTGCAGAACTACCTGGAAAAACGCTACGCGGAATACCTTTAAACCTTAAAAACCGCACCGGAACTTTATCCGGTGCGGTTTTGTTATTCGAAGGCTTCGTCTTCCATGTACATGACTTCCCATAAATGGCCGTCGGGGTCATAAAAGCTCCAGGAGTACATGAACTTGTTGTCCATTGGCTCATTAGCGGAACTGCCGCCTGCTGCCAGTGCCCTCTCCACCCATTCATCGACTTCCTTGCGGTTTGAAGCGGATAGGGCAATGATAGACTCGGCGCTATTCGACGTATCGGCAATGTCCTTGTGGGTAAAGCTTTTGAAAAAATCCTCCACCAATAGCATCGCGTACATATTCGGGCCGATGATCATGCACGTGGCGTTATTGTCTGTCATCCGCTCATCAAAATCAAACCCCATCTCCCCGAAAAACTTCATCGATCTCTCCAAGTCCTTAACCGGCAAATTAACGAAAATCTGGTTCGCTTGAATAGTCATATCTTCGCTTCCCTTCTTTTTCGTTTATCGTTCACTTTTCTATTCGTGGCATGGAATGAAATTCCTGCCTAGCGTTTCAGTTTCTCCAACCCTCTTGCATAAAAACCGGCCATCTCTTCTTCGGGCACGAGCGCCCCGCCAGTCAGCCAGACGATATGTGCCGCTTTTTCCGGATCAATTGAATGCTCTTCCGCATAGTTTGTCGCTGCCATCATGAAGGGCCCGGCAAAACCGGCTGCTGCGGAAGGTTCGATCTGGATCCCTTCACTATCTTTCAGCATGGCGAGCAGCGGGAACAATTCATTGTCCTCGACCGTCGCAATACCCGATATCAATTGTTCGGAACTCGCCGAGGCAAAACTTGACGCCCTGCCGACGGCGAGCCCGTCCGCTTCCGTCCTATTGTCGATGCCGATGTCCTGGACACAAATCCCGTTCTTCAAGCCTGTCATAAGCCCGAGCAGGACCGCTGGCGCATGTGTCGGCTCGATAAACACCGGATGTACGTAATCGCCGAACATGTAACGCAAACCGAATGCCATGCCACCCGGCGCCCTGCCGACACCGCATGGCAAATAGACGAACAGCGGATGTTCTTTATCCACTGCCACTCCCATATGTTCCAGTTGATGTTTCAATCGGAGCGCAGCCACGCTATAGCCAAGAAACAAGTCACGGGATTTTTCATCATCGACAAAATAACCGTTCGGCAGACGGAGCGTTTCTTCGCGCCCTGCTGTTACCGCTTCACTGAAATCCCCGCTGAACTCAACGACACGGACCCCTTTTTTCCGCAGCAATTCCTTCTTCCATTCTTTCGCGTCCGCTGACATATAGACAGAGACTTTGAATCCTAGTTCAGCGCTGATGATGCCGATGCTTAAGCCCAGGTTCCCGGTCGAGCCGACACCGATGGCATAGTTTCCGAAGTACTTTTTAGCTTCATCCGTCGCAAACCATTCATAGGAATCTCCAGGTGCAAGAAGCCCTTCTTTCAGCGCCAGCGTTTCCGCATGGCGCAGCACTTCAAAGAATCCGCCGCGAGCTTTCACCGACCCCGCAACAGGCAGCTCATTGTCACATTTAATGAATAATTTCCCAGGCAGGTGCTCGCCGTAATATGACTCCAATTGCGTTTGCATATTTCCTGCTTCCCGCAATTCCGACTCGATAATGCCTTCAGTCCCTTCCGTTTCAGGAAACACTGCCCTCAAATAAGGGGCAAAGCGCTGCCATAATCGTTCGGCCTCCTCCAAGTCTTCAAAACTGACCGGCAAGCCTTGGACGTGTTCCATCTCCCTGCGCTTCGGGTTGAGCCAAACGAGCGGCTGCAACTTGAGTAAATTGGCCATCTGCGGATATTCCTCCATCCAATTACCGATTTCCTGTTTGGTAAGTCCCATGCCTACCGCCTCCTTGTCGTTTGTTATACCATACCCTATTCACTTACTTTATTTCCCTTTATGGCTAAAAAAACCTTCCCCCATCCTGTCGATGGGGGAAGGTTTTCTTATGAAATCAATGTACCAGCTTTCAGTTTTTCATGCCAATCGCTAAGCATAGGCAAATCTTCTGCCGCGATCGAACCGCTTTCTTTTGCTTGTTCAACCAATGCCGGAAAATCCGTCAGTGTGTGGAAAGTGAATCCGGCTTCGTGTATCGCCTGTTCTGCTTGGGGCAACCCGTAAGTGAAAATCGCGGCGATACCGGCCACTTCAAAGCCGGCTTCTTGCAGCGCTTGCGCTGCCTGCAGCACCGACCCGCCTTTGGAGATCAAGTCTTCGATGACCACGGCTTTTTGGCCGGGCTCGATTTTACCTTCGATCAAATTCGATTGCCCATGCCCTTTCGGTTTCGAACGCACATAAACCATCGGCAGATCGAGGCGTTCCGCCACCCATGCAGCATGCGGGATACCCGCTGTCGCGGTTCCCGCTATCACTTGTGCATCCGGATATTCGCGGCGGATCGTTTCCGCCAGCCCATCGGCGATCGCCTTGCGGACTTTTGGATAGGACATCGTCAGCCGGTTGTCGCAGTAAATCGGCGATTTGACGCCGGATGCCCAGGTGAATGGATCGTTCGGGCGCAATTCAACTGCGTCGATGGATAATAGCTGTTGTGCGATTTGCTTTTTCATGAATGACCGCTCCATTCTCCGTTGATGTAATCGTAACTTTTTTGGGGGTTTTCCGAGCGGGTGATGGCTCTCCCGACGACGATATGCGTCGAACCCTGCATTTTTGCGTCGTAAGGAGTAGCGATGCGCTTCTGGTCGTGTGATTCAGAAGAAGCCGGGCGGATGCCGGGCGTCACGCGGAGGAAATCCTCCCCGCATGCATTCCCGATCGCTTCCGCTTCATGCACCGAACAGACAACGCCATCAAGCCCGGCCTGTTTCGCAAGTTTCGCGTAATGCAAAACCGACTCTTTTAAACTCACAGAGATCAATTGCTCTTGTTGCATTTGCTCTTCGCTCGTCGAAGTCAATTGCGTCACCGCAATCAATTTCGTCCCGCTGCCGGCAAGCCCCCGTTTCGCAGCTTCCATCATCGCAAGGCCGCCTGCTGCGTGGACATTGACCATATCGACGCCGAGCTCTGCGATGCGGCGCATGGCGGATTCGACGGTATTCGGTATATCGTGCAATTTCAAGTCCAGGAAAATGTCATGGCCATAGCGGTTCAATGCATGGACGAGTTCTGGCCCTTCCTGATAGAACAATTCCATTCCGACTTTCAGAAACAATGGTTCCGCAAACTCCGACAAGAATTCTTCCACATCGAGCTTCGACGGGAAGTCGAGCGCGATGATTGGTTTGGTAGTCATAAGCGGTGGCTCCTTCCAGTGAGTTCTTGTACAGATTCGTAACCCAGTTCGTGCAAACGTTCCGGCAGTTTATCGATCAGTTCCGGACAGACGAACGGATTGACGAAATTCGCCGTACCGACTGCGACAGCATTCGCTCCCGCTGACAAAAAGTCGATGACATCGTCCACTTCCGCTACGCCGCCCATGCCGATGATCGGCAAGTCGGTGTGACGCCGCACTTCATACACCATGCGCAGGGCGACCGGTTTGATCGCGGGCCCTGATAGGCCGCCTGTAAGGTTGGCGATGACCGGGCGGCCTGTTTTCGGGTCAAGCCGCATGCCAAGCAGCGTATTGATCATCGTGATCCCATCCGCCCCGCCTTCTTCGACCGCTTTGGCGAGTTCGACGACATCGGTGACGTTCGGCGATAATTTCACGTAAACCGGCACGTCCGAGACATCTTTCACCATGCGCGTCAATTCTTTTGCCACATATGGGTCCGTCCCGAAAGTGATGCCGCCTTGCTTGACGTTCGGGCAGGAAATATTCAATTCCAGCGCATGCACATTCGGCGCTTTGGAAATGGTTCTTGCCACTTCGACGTAATCCTCTGCGAGCGATCCCGCCACATTGGCGATGATCGGCACATCGAATTGATCGAGCCACGGAAGTTCTTCACCGACCACTTTTTCAAGTCCTGGGTTTTGCAACCCGATGGCATTGAGCATGCCGGATGAAGTTTCCGCCACGCGCGGTGTCGGGTTGCCGAGTCGCATCTCGGCAGTCGTCGCCTTGATCATGATCGAGCCGAGTTTCGACAAATCATAGAGCTGGGCGTATTCTTTCCCGAACCCGAAGCAGCCGGATGCCGGCATGATCGGGTTTTTCAAGTCAAGGCCAGGCAATTTTACGCTTAGATCCGTCATGAAATCACCACCCCTGCTGGAAATACAGGGCCATCGGAACATACTTTGATGTAATCCGTTTCGCTTCTCGTCGTCCGGCAGACGCACGCAAAGCATGCGCCGATGCCACAGCCCATGCGCTGTTCATAGGACAAAAACCCTTTTTTCTCCGGGTATGCCCATTGCACCGCTTCGAGCATCGGCGTCGGGCCGCAAGAATAATACGTGTCAAAATCATTCGGCAAACCATTTAAGATATGGGTCACGAAGCCTTCCGTCCCATGCGAACCGTCGACTGTGGCAATATGCGTATCGCCGAGAGCGCAGAATTTATCTTCATAAAACACCGCTTCGCTGCTTTCAAACCCGAGAATATGGACGGTCTCCACGCCTCTTGCATTCAATTGCCGTGCCAGTTCGTAAAGCGGCGGCACGCCAATCCCCCCTCCGATCAAATAGGCTTTTTTTCCGGCTTCATCAACCGGGAAACCGTGGCCAAGCGGCCCCAGCACATCCAATGTGTCGCGTTCTGTCTTCTGGGACAATAAGCTCGTGCCGCGCCCTTCCGAACGGTAGATCATCGTGAAGCTCGATGCGTCCTTATCGATTTTCGCCACGGAAATCGGCCGGCGCAGGAGCGGTTCAAAACTGTCCGCCACGCGCACATGGACAAATTGTCCTGGTTCGTTCATTTCCTGCACTAAAGAACCTGATACGGTCAGTTCGAAAATATTCTTGGCGATTTCGGATTGGGAGATAATTTCCATTTTCTCCTGTTTGATCATACACCTGCCCCCATTTCCTCTGCCTGGAATGTCATTGATTCGATGACTCTGAGCATCGCTTCTGCCGTGTCGAGTGAAGTCAAGCACGGTACACCGTTTTCGACCGATTCCCGGCGGATGCGGAACCCGTCGCGCTCCGGCTGCTTGCCTTTGGTCAAGGTGTTGATGACGATCTGTGCGTCGCCGTTTTGGATGACATCCAGCAACGTGCGGCCTTCCGCCCCGATTTTCCCCACTTCAGCCACGGCAATGCCTGCGGCTTCAAAAGCTTGAGCCGTCCCGCCAGTTGCCATGATCTGGTATCCGATATCCCGGAAGCGTTTCGCAAGCCCAACCGCTTCTTCTTTATCTTTATCGGAAACGGTCAGAAGCACAGTACCATGGTCTTTCACTTCCATGCCAGCTGCCGCTAATCCTTTATAGAGCGCTTTTTCAAGCGTGACGTCTTTGCCCATCACTTCCCCGGTCGATTTCATTTCCGGCCCGAGCGTGATGTCGACGCGGCGCAGTTTTGCGAATGAGAACACCGGCACTTTGACATACACCCCATTTTTCAACGGTGCAAGCCCTGGCGTATACCCTTGATCGATGATGCTTTGCCCCAAAATCGCTTTTGTGGCGATATTCGCCATCGGGATGCCGGTGATCTTGCTGAGGAACGGCACCGTGCGGCTTGAACGCGGGTTGACTTCGATGACAAACACTTCGCCTTTCGAGATGACGTACTGGATATTCAGCAAGCCGACAATCTTCAAGCCTTTGGCAAGCCGTGTCGTGTAATCGGTCAACGTCGCGATTTGCTGCTGCGAAATATTTTGCGGCGGATAGACGGCAATCGAATCTCCTGAGTGTACGCCTGCCCGTTCGATATGTTCCATGATGCCCGGAATCAAGACATTGTCCCCGTCGCAGATCGCATCGACTTCGATTTCTTCCCCTGTCAAGTAACGGTCGACCAATACCGGATGTTCTGGGCTAGCTTCGACTGCATGTTCCATATAATGGATCAAGTCGCTTTCGTTATAGACGATTTCCATCGCACGGCCCCCGAGTACATAAGATGGGCGGACCAGTACCGGATAGCCGATGTCGGAAGCAATGACGATCGCCTCTTCAGTCGACACCGCTGTTTTGCCGAGCGGCTGCGGGATGCCGATTGCATGGAGCGCCGCTTCGAATTTGTTGCGGTTTTCCGCTCTGTCGATGTCTTCAAGCGTCGTGCCGAGGATCTTCACGCCGTTTTCCTCGAGCTTATCGGCCAAGTTGATCGCTGTCTGCCCGCCGAATTGCACGACGACGCCTTTCGGCTGTTCGAGGTCGATGATGTGCATGACGTCTTCAATGGTCAAAGGCTCAAAATAGAGCTTGTCGGAAATGGAGAAATCAGTCGACACCGTCTCCGGGTTGTTGTTGATGATGATTGCCTCGTAGCCGGCTTCTTTGATCGCCCAGACGGAATGGACCGTTGCGTAATCGAATTCGACGCCCTGTCCGATGCGGATCGGGCCGGATCCAAGCACGATGACGCTTTCTTTGTCGGTGCGGATCGATTCGTTTTCGTCCTCGTAGCTGGCGTAGAAATAAGGCGTTTCCGATTCGAATTCCGCAGCGCATGTATCGACCATTTTATAGACCGGCATCAAGCCTTGTGCTTTACGCCATTCATAGACTTTTGCCTCTTCGGTTGACCATAGTTTGGCGATCGTTCTGTCGGCAAAGCCCATGCGTTTGGCTTTTCTCATAGTCTCATAATCAAATGGGTGTTGCTGCAACACTTTTTCAAAGCGCACGATCTTATCGAACTTCTCCAGGAAGAACAAATCGATTTGGCTCCAGTCATGGATCGTTTCGATCGTCACGCCGCGGCGAAGCGCTTCACCGATGAAGAACAACCTTTCGTCGCCTGCTTTACGTATGCGTTTTTCGATCCATTCATCGCTCATGTCCGTGCCGTTTTTCAGCTCCAAATGGAATTGGCCGGTTTCCAGTGAACGGACCGCTTTCAGCATCGATTCCTCAAACGTCCGGCCCATTGCCATGACTTCGCCTGTCGCTTTCATTTGCGTGCCGAGGTTGCGTTTGGCCGCTTCGAATTTATCGAACGGCCAGCGTGGGATTTTCGATACGACATAGTCAAGTGCAGGCTCGAATGCGGCGTAAGTACGGCCCGTCACGGGGTTCATCATTTCGCCGAGCGTC
Proteins encoded:
- a CDS encoding Rqc2 family fibronectin-binding protein, with the translated sequence MAFDGLFTKAMTSELQQLITGRISKVHQPNQLELLLHIRAQGKNHKLLISIHPSYSRIHLTNTTNVNPSEPPMFCMLLRKHIEGGVITGLEQHGSDRLIILRIRARNDIGDEIERELHVEMMGRHSNIILVDAERDMILDSLKHLPPSVNSYRTILPGQDYMFPPSQDKQDPFAADADFSGLTDKEIVSRFAGFSPLTAKELNYRLEQDPESAAAFLQDFNAPEPTGYYVEQQGKSYFSATELTHLGQDNMHFDNLSEMLDRIYYAKAERDRVKQQAGDLERWLQNEISKLKLKLKKLQKEQDQAQKRDQLQLNGELIMANLHTIKKGMKQAEVVNYYNEETVTIPLDPRKTPIENSQKYYSRYQKAKTAVVKTLEQIEKTEEDIRYFELLMQQVQQAGLSDIEEIREELSEQGYMKAQKSKKKKKPQKPNVEHYVSSAGIPISVGKNNKQNDYVTFKVAAKSDTWLHTKDIPGSHVIIHSQDPDEETILEAASIAAYFSKARESASVPVDYTEVRQVKKPSGAKPGFVIYFEQKTVYVTPDEDLVLKLKK
- a CDS encoding D-serine ammonia-lyase; protein product: MGLTKQEIGNWMEEYPQMANLLKLQPLVWLNPKRREMEHVQGLPVSFEDLEEAERLWQRFAPYLRAVFPETEGTEGIIESELREAGNMQTQLESYYGEHLPGKLFIKCDNELPVAGSVKARGGFFEVLRHAETLALKEGLLAPGDSYEWFATDEAKKYFGNYAIGVGSTGNLGLSIGIISAELGFKVSVYMSADAKEWKKELLRKKGVRVVEFSGDFSEAVTAGREETLRLPNGYFVDDEKSRDLFLGYSVAALRLKHQLEHMGVAVDKEHPLFVYLPCGVGRAPGGMAFGLRYMFGDYVHPVFIEPTHAPAVLLGLMTGLKNGICVQDIGIDNRTEADGLAVGRASSFASASSEQLISGIATVEDNELFPLLAMLKDSEGIQIEPSAAAGFAGPFMMAATNYAEEHSIDPEKAAHIVWLTGGALVPEEEMAGFYARGLEKLKR
- the pyrF gene encoding orotidine-5'-phosphate decarboxylase: MTTKPIIALDFPSKLDVEEFLSEFAEPLFLKVGMELFYQEGPELVHALNRYGHDIFLDLKLHDIPNTVESAMRRIAELGVDMVNVHAAGGLAMMEAAKRGLAGSGTKLIAVTQLTSTSEEQMQQEQLISVSLKESVLHYAKLAKQAGLDGVVCSVHEAEAIGNACGEDFLRVTPGIRPASSESHDQKRIATPYDAKMQGSTHIVVGRAITRSENPQKSYDYINGEWSGHS
- a CDS encoding dihydroorotate dehydrogenase; amino-acid sequence: MTDLSVKLPGLDLKNPIMPASGCFGFGKEYAQLYDLSKLGSIMIKATTAEMRLGNPTPRVAETSSGMLNAIGLQNPGLEKVVGEELPWLDQFDVPIIANVAGSLAEDYVEVARTISKAPNVHALELNISCPNVKQGGITFGTDPYVAKELTRMVKDVSDVPVYVKLSPNVTDVVELAKAVEEGGADGITMINTLLGMRLDPKTGRPVIANLTGGLSGPAIKPVALRMVYEVRRHTDLPIIGMGGVAEVDDVIDFLSAGANAVAVGTANFVNPFVCPELIDKLPERLHELGYESVQELTGRSHRL
- the rpoZ gene encoding DNA-directed RNA polymerase subunit omega, with protein sequence MLYPSVDKLKSRIDSKYSLVALASKRARQLHEHGDEKLDAYTSHKAVGKALEEIAEGALTPVQQDASAIYEDEI
- a CDS encoding amino acid ABC transporter permease — protein: MSDIEWGLLFDPELAINSLPYVLEGIWLTLLISMGSMLGGLVIGFFLALARTSKLPLLHLPARLYISFMRGVPILVILFLLYFALPVIGVEFTALQAALIGFTINSAAYIAEVFRSALASVDKGQWESSTALGLTYWQTMRRIILPQSVRIAVPPLSNVYLDLIKASSLAAMITVPEIFQKARIVGAREYDLLTLLILVALIYWAICTVMTVLQNYLEKRYAEYL
- a CDS encoding extracellular matrix/biofilm biosynthesis regulator RemA family protein, whose translation is MKRKPKFISIGSGNAVSVDRIVSMIQPDSAPSKRLIQEARSKGLLVDATGGKKTKSIFIMDSDHVVISALSVETALARIEENDDEASEG
- the gmk gene encoding guanylate kinase — protein: MRKQRGLLIVLSGPSGVGKGTVRKELFQQPDTNYEYSISMTTRAPREGEVDEVDYFFKTRHEFEELIDQGQLLEYAEYVGNYYGTPLEYVNKMRDAGRDVFLEIEVQGAAQVRDKVPDGLFIFLAPPSLSELEERLVGRGTESDEVIASRIHAARKELEMMNLYDYVVENDEVENACDRINAIIIAEHCKRERVEKRYLDMLKENA
- a CDS encoding VOC family protein, with translation MTIQANQIFVNLPVKDLERSMKFFGEMGFDFDERMTDNNATCMIIGPNMYAMLLVEDFFKSFTHKDIADTSNSAESIIALSASNRKEVDEWVERALAAGGSSANEPMDNKFMYSWSFYDPDGHLWEVMYMEDEAFE
- a CDS encoding transporter substrate-binding domain-containing protein, which codes for MITFTKRTYITAALASTAALALSACGDENAETEQPSEWDRIQEEGVLTVGTSGTLLATSFRDEESGELTGFEVEVVRELGERLGLDIEFRELGFDEMLTSVSTGQLDMAANDIEVTDEMTDQFLFSTPIKYSYGTAVVRKDDLSGIESLEDLEGKKAAGVSTSVYMQIARDYGAEEVTYDNATNEVYLRDVSIGRTDVILNDYYLSTFGVAAFPELNITIHPDIKYLPSEVGLVVNKDHEELLEQVNGTLEEMLSDGTISDISAEFFGGADVSIEPDIEEEN
- the pyrE gene encoding orotate phosphoribosyltransferase — translated: MKKQIAQQLLSIDAVELRPNDPFTWASGVKSPIYCDNRLTMSYPKVRKAIADGLAETIRREYPDAQVIAGTATAGIPHAAWVAERLDLPMVYVRSKPKGHGQSNLIEGKIEPGQKAVVIEDLISKGGSVLQAAQALQEAGFEVAGIAAIFTYGLPQAEQAIHEAGFTFHTLTDFPALVEQAKESGSIAAEDLPMLSDWHEKLKAGTLIS